A single region of the Lotus japonicus ecotype B-129 chromosome 4, LjGifu_v1.2 genome encodes:
- the LOC130714809 gene encoding L-type lectin-domain containing receptor kinase IX.1-like isoform X1, which produces MWRCIQLLLQLETIKREVDERRSISSPAGNPNILYLGSAGNSEGEVKFNLNDAYVSQVGWAIYAEKVLLWDSDTGQLTDFTTHYTFIIDTQGQSKYGHGLAFFLAPVGIEIQPNSAGGFLGLFNTTTMFSSSHSKIVHVEFDSYPNPEFNETVQHVGINNNSVFSSKWTPWNASLHSTDTADVSISYNSATKNLSVSWKYQITSDPQEITSLWYQIDLSKVLPEWVTVGFSAATGSVFEKHNLLSWEFNSTLESSKSNTKKTRLAVIVSVSCGVIVLLAIIAIATYALFWRKRKKSEDEAMNLTSMNDDIERGAGPRRFSHRELASATNNFSRDRKLGQGGFGAVYRGYFADSDLTVAVKRISKGSRQGKKEYLTEVKVISQLRHRNLVRLIGWCHDRGEFLLLYEFMPNGSLDAHLFSKRITPLAWSVRHKIALGLASAVLYLHEEWERCVVHRDIKSSNVMLDSSFNVKLGDFGLAKLMDHELGPQTTGLAGTLGYMAPEYVSTGRASKESDVYSFGVVALEITTGKKAVHVMEDRDGDQKGLIEWVWDHYGRGEVVMAMDESLQKDFDLKQVECLIIVGLWCSHPNVNLRPSIRQAIQVLNFEAAMPNLPPKRPVATYNAPTPSVSSVEPSITTSLHIGR; this is translated from the exons ATGTGGAGGT GCATACAGCTTCTGTTGCAGCTGGAAACCATTAAACGAGAGGTTGATGAAAGAAGAAGCATCTCTAG CCCTGCTGGTAATCCCAACATACTCTACCTAGGATCTGCAGGAAATAGTGAAGGAGAAGTTAAATTTAACCTTAATGATGCGTATGTAAGTCAAGTTGGATGGGCAATCTATGCTGAAAAAGTGTTGCTTTGGGACTCAGACACAGGTCAACTCACTGACTTCACAACACATTACACCTTCATTATTGACACTCAAGGTCAATCTAAGTATGGCCATGGACTTGCCTTTTTTCTTGCTCCAGTTGGAATTGAAATCCAACCAAATTCAGCTGGTGGCTTTCTTGGCCTATTCAACACCACAACTATGTTTTCATCATCCCATAGCAAAATTGTTCATGTGGAGTTCGATTCTTACCCAAATCCTGAATTTAATGAAACGGTGCAGCATGTGGGAATCAACAATAACTCAGTATTTTCATCAAAATGGACACCTTGGAATGCTAGCTTACACAGCACAGACACTGCTGATGTATCAATTAGCTACAATTCAGCAACCAAGAATTTAAGCGTGTCTTGGAAATATCAGATCACTTCTGATCCTCAAGAAATAACTAGCCTTTGGTATCAAATTGATTTGAGTAAGGTCCTTCCTGAATGGGTTACAGTAGGATTTTCTGCAGCAACAGGTTCGGTCTTCGAAAAGCATAATCTTCTGTCATGGGAATTCAACTCCACCTTGGAAAGTAGTAAAAGTAATACAAAGAAGACAAGGTTAGCTGTGATTGTATCTGTCTCTTGTGGTGTTATAGTACTGCTAGCCATAATTGCAATTGCAACATATGCATTATTTtggaggaagagaaagaaaagcgAAGATGAGGCTATGAATTTAACATCAATGAATGATGACATTGAAAGAGGAGCAGGGCCAAGGAGATTCTCCCACAGAGAACTCGCTTCCGCTACCAATAACTTCTCCAGAGACCGGAAACTCGGTCAAGGTGGGTTTGGAGCGGTTTACAGAGGCTACTTTGCTGATTCAGACTTAACAGTTGCTGTGAAGAGAATCTCAAAAGGGTCAAGACAAGGGAAGAAAGAGTATCTAACAGAAGTGAAAGTCATCAGCCAACTCCGGCACCGGAATCTCGTGAGACTAATCGGTTGGTGCCATGACCGAGGCGAGTTTCTCCTCCTTTATGAGTTCATGCCAAACGGAAGCCTTGATGCTCATTTATTTAGTAAGAGGATAACACCTCTTGCTTGGAGCGTGAGGCACAAGATAGCTCTTGGATTGGCCTCTGCAGTGCTTTATTTACATGAAGAATGGGAAAGATGTGTGGTCCATAGAGATATCAAGTCAAGCAATGTTATGCTAGATTCTAGTTTTAATGTGAAACTTGGTGACTTTGGGCTGGCTAAGCTCATGGACCACGAACTGGGCCCCCAAACAACTGGGCTTGCTGGAACATTGGGCTACATGGCTCCAGAATATGTGAGCACAGGGAGGGCAAGCAAAGAGTCTGATGTGTATAGCTTTGGGGTGGTTGCTTTGGAAATTACTACAGGGAAAAAAGCTGTTCATGTGATGGAGGATAGAGATGGAGATCAAAAGGGATTGATTGAGTGGGTTTGGGATCATTATGGCAGAGGAGAGGTAGTTATGGCTATGGATGAGAGTTTGCAGAAGGATTTTGATTTGAAACAGGTTGAGTGTTTGATTATTGTGGGACTGTGGTGTTCTCACCCTAATGTGAATCTCAGACCGTCGATAAGACAGGCAATTCAAGTACTTAATTTCGAGGCTGCTATGCCAAACCTTCCTCCGAAAAGGCCGGTCGCGACTTACAATGCTCCTACACCATCTGTAAGCTCCGTAGAACCATCCATAACCACTAGCCTTCAtattggtcgttga
- the LOC130714809 gene encoding L-type lectin-domain containing receptor kinase IX.1-like isoform X2, translated as MDGIQLLLQLETIKREVDERRSISSPAGNPNILYLGSAGNSEGEVKFNLNDAYVSQVGWAIYAEKVLLWDSDTGQLTDFTTHYTFIIDTQGQSKYGHGLAFFLAPVGIEIQPNSAGGFLGLFNTTTMFSSSHSKIVHVEFDSYPNPEFNETVQHVGINNNSVFSSKWTPWNASLHSTDTADVSISYNSATKNLSVSWKYQITSDPQEITSLWYQIDLSKVLPEWVTVGFSAATGSVFEKHNLLSWEFNSTLESSKSNTKKTRLAVIVSVSCGVIVLLAIIAIATYALFWRKRKKSEDEAMNLTSMNDDIERGAGPRRFSHRELASATNNFSRDRKLGQGGFGAVYRGYFADSDLTVAVKRISKGSRQGKKEYLTEVKVISQLRHRNLVRLIGWCHDRGEFLLLYEFMPNGSLDAHLFSKRITPLAWSVRHKIALGLASAVLYLHEEWERCVVHRDIKSSNVMLDSSFNVKLGDFGLAKLMDHELGPQTTGLAGTLGYMAPEYVSTGRASKESDVYSFGVVALEITTGKKAVHVMEDRDGDQKGLIEWVWDHYGRGEVVMAMDESLQKDFDLKQVECLIIVGLWCSHPNVNLRPSIRQAIQVLNFEAAMPNLPPKRPVATYNAPTPSVSSVEPSITTSLHIGR; from the exons ATGGACG GCATACAGCTTCTGTTGCAGCTGGAAACCATTAAACGAGAGGTTGATGAAAGAAGAAGCATCTCTAG CCCTGCTGGTAATCCCAACATACTCTACCTAGGATCTGCAGGAAATAGTGAAGGAGAAGTTAAATTTAACCTTAATGATGCGTATGTAAGTCAAGTTGGATGGGCAATCTATGCTGAAAAAGTGTTGCTTTGGGACTCAGACACAGGTCAACTCACTGACTTCACAACACATTACACCTTCATTATTGACACTCAAGGTCAATCTAAGTATGGCCATGGACTTGCCTTTTTTCTTGCTCCAGTTGGAATTGAAATCCAACCAAATTCAGCTGGTGGCTTTCTTGGCCTATTCAACACCACAACTATGTTTTCATCATCCCATAGCAAAATTGTTCATGTGGAGTTCGATTCTTACCCAAATCCTGAATTTAATGAAACGGTGCAGCATGTGGGAATCAACAATAACTCAGTATTTTCATCAAAATGGACACCTTGGAATGCTAGCTTACACAGCACAGACACTGCTGATGTATCAATTAGCTACAATTCAGCAACCAAGAATTTAAGCGTGTCTTGGAAATATCAGATCACTTCTGATCCTCAAGAAATAACTAGCCTTTGGTATCAAATTGATTTGAGTAAGGTCCTTCCTGAATGGGTTACAGTAGGATTTTCTGCAGCAACAGGTTCGGTCTTCGAAAAGCATAATCTTCTGTCATGGGAATTCAACTCCACCTTGGAAAGTAGTAAAAGTAATACAAAGAAGACAAGGTTAGCTGTGATTGTATCTGTCTCTTGTGGTGTTATAGTACTGCTAGCCATAATTGCAATTGCAACATATGCATTATTTtggaggaagagaaagaaaagcgAAGATGAGGCTATGAATTTAACATCAATGAATGATGACATTGAAAGAGGAGCAGGGCCAAGGAGATTCTCCCACAGAGAACTCGCTTCCGCTACCAATAACTTCTCCAGAGACCGGAAACTCGGTCAAGGTGGGTTTGGAGCGGTTTACAGAGGCTACTTTGCTGATTCAGACTTAACAGTTGCTGTGAAGAGAATCTCAAAAGGGTCAAGACAAGGGAAGAAAGAGTATCTAACAGAAGTGAAAGTCATCAGCCAACTCCGGCACCGGAATCTCGTGAGACTAATCGGTTGGTGCCATGACCGAGGCGAGTTTCTCCTCCTTTATGAGTTCATGCCAAACGGAAGCCTTGATGCTCATTTATTTAGTAAGAGGATAACACCTCTTGCTTGGAGCGTGAGGCACAAGATAGCTCTTGGATTGGCCTCTGCAGTGCTTTATTTACATGAAGAATGGGAAAGATGTGTGGTCCATAGAGATATCAAGTCAAGCAATGTTATGCTAGATTCTAGTTTTAATGTGAAACTTGGTGACTTTGGGCTGGCTAAGCTCATGGACCACGAACTGGGCCCCCAAACAACTGGGCTTGCTGGAACATTGGGCTACATGGCTCCAGAATATGTGAGCACAGGGAGGGCAAGCAAAGAGTCTGATGTGTATAGCTTTGGGGTGGTTGCTTTGGAAATTACTACAGGGAAAAAAGCTGTTCATGTGATGGAGGATAGAGATGGAGATCAAAAGGGATTGATTGAGTGGGTTTGGGATCATTATGGCAGAGGAGAGGTAGTTATGGCTATGGATGAGAGTTTGCAGAAGGATTTTGATTTGAAACAGGTTGAGTGTTTGATTATTGTGGGACTGTGGTGTTCTCACCCTAATGTGAATCTCAGACCGTCGATAAGACAGGCAATTCAAGTACTTAATTTCGAGGCTGCTATGCCAAACCTTCCTCCGAAAAGGCCGGTCGCGACTTACAATGCTCCTACACCATCTGTAAGCTCCGTAGAACCATCCATAACCACTAGCCTTCAtattggtcgttga
- the LOC130712659 gene encoding uncharacterized protein LOC130712659, whose product MSNFLTQYSSVRNIPKSEETLALIKQGEKESLKAFLNRFNKEAGDIPDLLLQVRLILVRQGLRPGPFLTSLDGKKARTLEEFQTRSEKYINMEEAATLRSTNQNPGHRPSERTGDPGEPKRDREQRRKSQDEKKQKRKKFDSYTPLNSSLSRILRERASTDLRDKPPPLLTRGDKLDSKRFCEFHDSPGHNTDECLNLKDKVEELVRIGRLSKYVAISSGNPPRPRSPPPRRSPTPPRARARTPPRNRARTPPRGRSPRHRTPDRRRSPERRRSPDRRRSPDRRDQDDVRRRHGTNLVDVGSIAGGWAAGGPSNNSRKKSTRVIMSAAGRPRPNSLRTPQQKVPITFTEDDYGSDTGEEDDPIVVEALIANGKVRRVLIDTGSSADIMFYDAYKTLGLSVKDLIPYDHDLIGFTGDRVLPLGYFDAYLSLGDPNVCRTIKARFLVVKCPTAYNAIIGRPSLNVYRAIISTHHLMLKYPWAGKAISVRGNLTMARGCYNSSCRLAREDRKRKEPDRGKRVENFHLRAGACLADIDPRVDQSREDQRLKPDGEARSVQIGRGLEQTTKLARDLPQDLSNRLETFLRSNGHLFAWSSADMPGIDPAFCSHKLSVDRRFKPVAQKKRQMSAEKQEAIKEQTTELLKAGIIREVKYTTWLSNVVLVKKSNGKWRMCVDYTDLNKACPKDPFPLPSIDALVDNSSGYEYLSLMDAYSGYNQIPMYRDDEEKTAFITDRGTYCYTMLPFGLKNAVATYQRMMTRIFGALIGKSVEVYIVTSSCSRSGRRV is encoded by the coding sequence ATGTCCAACTTCTTGACCCAGTATTCCTCGGTAAGAAACATTCCGAAGTCAGAGGAAACACTGGCCCTGATCAAGCAGGGCGAGAAGGAATCCCTGAAGGCTTTCCTTAACCGCTTCAACAAAGAAGCAGGAGACATTCCGGACCTCCTCCTTCAGGTCCGCCTGATCTTGGTACGACAAGGGCTTAGGCCAGGTCCTTTCCTAACTTCTTTGGATGGAAAGAAGGCCCGGACACTGGAGGAATTCCAGACCCGATCAGAGAAATATATTAACATGGAGGAGGCAGCAACATTAAGGTCCACCAATCAAAACCCGGGCCATCGACCCTCTGAGAGAACCGGAGACCCGGGTGAACCTAAGCGCGATCGCGAACAGCGACGGAAGAGCCAGGATGAGAAAAAGCAGAAGCGGAAGAAGTTCGATAGTTACACCCCCCTGAACTCTTCCCTCTCCCGCATCTTGCGGGAGAGAGCCTCTACTGATCTCAGGGACAAACCTCCCCCGCTACTCACACGGGGGGATAAGTTGGATTCCAAGAGGTTTTGCGAGTTTCATGACAGCCCCGGTCACAACACGGACGAATGTCTGAACCTGAAAGACAAGGTGGAAGAGCTGGTTAGAATCGGGAGATTGTCAAAGTATGTTGCCATCTCCTCAGGCAACCCCCCTCGTCCACGTTCGCCACCTCCCAGACGATCACCCACCCCACCCAGGGCCCGGGCCCGGACCCCCCCCAGGAATCGTGCACGTACACCTCCTCGAGGAAGGAGCCCCCGTCATAGAACCCCCGACCGGCGTAGGAGTCCCGAACGCCGTAGAAGTCCGGATCGGCGCCGCTCTCCAGACCGGCGGGACCAAGATGATGTACGACGACGCCACGGGACCAACCTGGTCGACGTCGGCTCGATTGCTGGAGGATGGGCAGCAGGTGGACCGTCAAACAACAGTCGGAAGAAAAGCACTCGAGTTATCATGTCAGCCGCTGGGAGGCCTCGTCCTAACTCCCTTCGTACGCCGCAGCAGAAAGTTCCCATCACCTTCACAGAAGACGACTACGGCTCGGACACCGGCGAGGAGGACGACCCGATCGTCGTAGAAGCCCTCATCGCAAACGGTAAGGTACGGCGGGTACTCATCGATACAGGTAGTTCtgctgacattatgttttaCGATGCTTACAAAACCCTAGGCTTATCTGTGAAAGACCTGATCCCCTATGACCATGACCTGATCGGGTTCACTGGGGACAGAGTCCTACCCTTAGGGTATTTTGATGCATACCTCTCCCTAGGAGACCCTAATGTTTGCAGGACTATCAAGGCCCGATTCTTAGTGGTGAAATGCCCAACAGCCTACAACGCCATCATCGGCAGACCAAGCCTCAATGTCTACCGAGCCATCATCTCCACCCACCACCTGATGCTGAAATACCCGTGGGCCGGTAAGGCAATTTCCGTACGCGGAAACCTAACCATGGCCAGGGGGTGTTATAACTCTAGCTGCAGATTGGCGCGTGAGGATCGCAAGAGGAAAGAACCCGACCGAGGTAAAAGGGTCGAAAACTTCCATCTCCGAGCAGGAGCGTGTTTGGCGGACATCGATCCACGAGTGGACCAATCCAGAGAGGACCAACGTCTAAAGCCGGACGGGGAAGCACGGTCAGTCCAGATCGGCCGTGGCCTCGAGCAAACCACCAAACTGGCGCGAGACCTCCCTCAAGATCTTTCCAACCGACTGGAGACCTTCCTGAGAAGCAACGGGCATCTATTTGCGTGGTCGTCCGCAGATATGCCGGGCATCGACCCGGCATTCTGCAGTCACAAGCTATCAGTAGACCGTAGATTCAAGCCAGTGGCCCAGAAGAAGAGGCAGATGAGCGCGGAGAAACAGGAAGCAATCAAGGAACAGACAACGGAACTTCTGAAAGCCGGGATCATTCGCGAAGTCAAGTACACCACTTGGCTTTCGAACGTGGTCCTGGTTAAGAAATCCAACGGGAAGTGGAggatgtgcgtggattacacgGATCTGAACAAGGCCTGCCCTAAAGATCCCTTCCCCCTCCCCAGCATCGACGCCCTGGTGGACAACTCCTCTGGGTACGAATACTTGTCCCTCATGGACGCGTATTCTGGGTACAACCAGATTCCGATGTACAGAGACGATGAAGAGAAGACCGCTTTTATAACCGATCGGGGGACGTATTGCTATACTATGCTCCCATTCGGCCTGAAAAACGCAGTGGCCACCTACCAACGAATGATGACCAGAATCTTCGGGGCGCTGATCGGGAAGTCAGTCGAAGTCTACATCGTGACATCATCGTGCAGCCGATCTGGCCGTCGTGTTTGA